From a region of the Scyliorhinus torazame isolate Kashiwa2021f chromosome 15, sScyTor2.1, whole genome shotgun sequence genome:
- the LOC140391810 gene encoding uncharacterized protein: protein MALQITVIHQKEFTEQNEECVTGFNTKEKLETNSQLNTTSGCLICVHCDFKYTDHVTLETHLGSIHPEFSDLTSIVIYQKSAKLFHCQLCFFTNKVYSNVYNHVTAQHPKLDKNEDPFQTKEPLAVVTNKTSKPPRATKRKLKEPKVIKEEKPIKKRRGRKKRTEIVSGTIEIQPVKPAETSSSATEVQPVKRRPGRPKRKVEETKSVDFKCQKCGTLFNTVDALNIHNCPKKKQKDANAAPFDYSGHYPVQHESTRKSTASNIPKEAAASISLEKLTTQNNPADNNPKKETVSNDPEESSQEKDYAKSLQENVKYVRGTFYCSFCRFHCKSKSSALYHIVRVHDKPYPYQCGECGRCFVMDKELKRHMSVHTGEAYYKCSKCDFESDYARAFKNHDKQCTAQPRADNCSENIIADKQLNADKQLNADQARKLINSELPSVQPHSSQKEKEQLHENSFPKIASAEAGKKNLQLNVGKIQVTKFQLLEPTECVEAHQQDSTSSKDNILSCHECGKTFEEQDLYQKHRLLHSVQKPLTCEPTHENVANLSDDIEKNHAEQKTFDCDSCNVKYQSKEDLQHHLNIHKPNIEGKMFNCEICSKKFERQIDLRDHLKVHKQNISKTNQSNMTDNRMLYKCNYCSYSTYLFVNYIGHVRIAHTKNFPIHCSFCGDGFQLPAELKKHTCQQSQGGKVISNQGDE, encoded by the coding sequence ATGGCTCTACAAATAACAGTGATACATCAAAAGGAATTTACAGAACAGAATGAAGAATGTGTTACAGGTTTTAATACCAAGGAAAAATTGGAAACAAACAGCCAACTAAATACCACTTCTGGATGTTTAATTTGTGTTCATTGTGACTTCAAGTATACTGACCATGTAACTTTGGAAACACATCTTGGTTCCATTCATCCCGAATTCTCTGATTTAACAAGTATTGTGATTTATCAGAAAAGCGCCAAATTATTTCACTGTCAATTGTGTTTCTTCACAAACAAGGTATACAGTAATGTTTACAATCATGTTACCGCACAACATCCAAAGTTGGACAAGAATGAAGATCCTTTCCAAACAAAAGAACCCCTTGCAGTAGTCACCAATAAAACTAGTAAACCGCCACGAGCTACAAAGAGAAAATTAAAAGAACCCAAAGTAATTAAGGAAGAAAAACCTATTAAAAAGCGAAGGGGGCGTAAAAAACGTACAGAAATAGTTTCCGGTACAATTGAAATACAGCCTGTAAAACCTGCAGAAACAAGTTCAAGCGCAACTGAAGTTCAACCTGTTAAAAGGCGGCCTGGAAGACCAAAGCGTAAAGTAGAAGAAACCAAAAGTGTTGATTTCAAATGTCAAAAATGTGGTACTCTGTTCAATACTGTTGATGCGCTAAATATCCATAACTGTCCGAAGAAAAAGCAGAAGGATGCCAATGCTGCACCTTTTGATTATAGTGGCCATTACCCAGTTCAACATGAATCCACTCGTAAATCAACAGCTTCAAATATTCCCAAAGAAGCAGCAGCATCAATTAGTCTTGAAAAACTGACTACTCAAAATAATCCTGCAGATAATAATCCCAAAAAGGAGACCGTTTCAAATGATCCTGAAGAGTCTTCTCAAGAAAAGGATTATGCAAAAAGTTTACAAGAAAATGTTAAATATGTCAGAGGAACCTTTTACTGTAGTTTCTGTAGATTCCATTGTAAAAGTAAAAGTAGTGCTCTGTATCACATTGTAAGAGTACATGACAAACCTTATCCTTATCAGTGTGGTGAATGTGGAAGAtgttttgttatggacaaggagcTTAAAAGGCACATGTCTGTTCATACTGGAGAGGCTTATTACAAATGTTCCAAATGTGACTTTGAATCTGATTATGCCAGGGCTTTTAAGAATCATGACAAGCAGTGTACTGCTCAACCGAGAGCAGATAATTGTTCTGAAAATATCATTGCTGATAAGCAGTTGAATGCTGATAAGCAGCTAAATGCTGATCAAGCGAGAAAGTTAATTAATTCAGAATTGCCTTCGGTCCAGCCCCACAGTTCACAGAAGGAAAAGGAACAGCTGCACGAGAATTCTTTCCCAAAAATTGCATCGGCAGAAGCAGGGAAAAAAAACTTGCAGCTAAATGTTGGTAAGATTCAGGTTACAAAGTTTCAGCTACTGGAACCTACAGAGTGTGTGGAGGCTCATCAACAAGATTCTACATCTTCAAAGGATAACATTTTATCTTGTCATGAATGTGGAAAGACGTTTGAAGAGCAAGACCTGTACCAGAAGCACAGACTTCTCCATTCTGTACAAAAGCCACTAACCTGTGAGCCTACCCATGAAAATGTAGCAAACCTGAGTGATGACATAGAAAAAAATCATGCAGAACAAAAAACCTTCGACTGTGATAGCTGCAATGTAAAGTATCAGAGCAAAGAGGATTTACAGCATCATCTGAATATTCATAAACCAAATATTGAAGGCAAAATGTTTAACTGTGAGATCTGCAGCAAAAAGTTTGAGAGACAAATTGATCTGCGTGATCACCTCAAAGTTCACAAACAAAATATTTCAAAGACTAATCAATCTAATATGACTGATAACAGAATGCTTTACAAATGTAATTACTGCTCTTACAGCACATACCTGTTTGTAAATTACATAGGGCATGTCCGAATAGCTCACACAAAAAACTTTCCTATTCATTGCTCATTTTGTGGAGATGGATTTCAGCTTCCAGCTGAGTTAAAAAAACATACATGTCAACAGAGCCAAGGTGGCAAAGTCATATCTAATCAAGGTGATGAGTAG